A single Danio rerio strain Tuebingen ecotype United States chromosome 17, GRCz12tu, whole genome shotgun sequence DNA region contains:
- the ikzf5 gene encoding zinc finger protein Pegasus isoform X1 has product MGEEKPEPLDFVKDFQEYLSQQTQHVNMISGSVIGVKDSDDLQGELAQNGLEHPAVDMSLEDSSGMLVDGFERTYDGKLKCRYCNYATRGTARLIEHIRIHTGEKPHRCHLCPFASAYERHLEAHMRSHTGEKPYKCELCSFRCSDRSNLSHHRRRRHKLLPMKGARSALSHRKMLSVLQKRGNSLGYGRRLLINLSPPSMVLQKPSSEQHHLGDFTHDLPPHAHLHQEAYNGLGKDPQAIGGAIGSGSREDQDMALDNPLNQLSTLAGQLASIPSEAEGAPVSPGAESLPDEKPTFLVQQPVTAPAAVSVNTAQASSPITPEPRPAAHSGCSPGVGPCSERTSTPSGTNSQPGTPTPVQDPQMLHHCPHCHIYFPDNILYTIHMGCHGYENPFQCNICGHRCRNSYDFACHFARGQHK; this is encoded by the exons ATGGGCGAGGAGAAGCCAGAACCCCTGGATTTCGTGAAGGACTTTCAGGAGTACCTGAGCCAACAGACCCAACATGTCAACATGATATCAGGGTCTGTCATCGGTGTGAAAGACAGTGATGATCTGCAAGGAG AACTTGCTCAGAATGGCCTGGAGCACCCAGCAGTAGACATGTCCTTAGAGGACAGTTCAGGGATGTTGGTGGATGGCTTTGAGAGGACATATGATGGAAAACTCAAGTGCCGCTACTGCAACTATGCCACCAGGGGGACTGCACGACTTATTGAACACATACGCATACACACAG GTGAAAAACCACACAGATGCCACCTGTGTCCTTTCGCCTCGGCCTACGAGCGCCATCTAGAGGCTCACATGCGCTCTCACACAGGTGAGAAACCCTACAAGTGTGAGCTGTGCTCCTTCCGCTGTAGCGATCGCAGTAACCTTTCCCACCACCGTCGTCGTAGACATAAACTCCTCCCAATGAAAGGCGCCCGCTCTGCTCTTTCACATCGGAAGATGCTCAGCGTCCTGCAGAAGAGAGGAAACTCTTTAGGTTATGGCCGCCGACTGCTCATCAACCTCAGCCCGCCATCCATGGTCTTGCAAAAGCCCAGCTCTGAGCAGCACCACCTGGGGGACTTCACTCACGACCTCCCTCCTCACGCTCACCTTCATCAGGAAGCTTATAACGGTCTAGGAAAGGATCCACAAGCTATCGGTGGAGCAATTGGAAGTGGTTCTAGAGAAGACCAGGATATGGCATTGGACAACCCACTGAACCAGCTTTCAACATTAGCAGGACAGTTAGCCAGCATCCCATCTGAAGCTGAAGGTGCGCCTGTGTCTCCCGGAGCTGAATCGCTACCTGATGAAAAACCTACATTCCTCGTCCAGCAGCCTGTAACAGCGCCCGCTGCGGTTTCGGTCAACACAGCTCAAGCTTCTTCTCCCATCACCCCAGAGCCCAGACCAGCTGCACACAGCGGCTGCAGTCCAGGTGTGGGACCCTGCAGCGAGAGGACCAGCACTCCGAGCGGAACCAACAGCCAGCCAGGGACGCCCACTCCAGTACAGGACCCCCAGATGCTCCATCACTGCCCACATTGTCACATATATTTCCCAGATAACATCCTCTATACCATTCACATGGGCTGCCATGGCTATGAGAACCCTTTTCAGTGTAACATATGCGGGCACAGGTGCAGAAACAGTTATGACTTTGCCTGTCACTTCGCAAGAGGGCAGCACAAATAA
- the ikzf5 gene encoding zinc finger protein Pegasus (The RefSeq protein has 4 substitutions compared to this genomic sequence), whose amino-acid sequence MGEEKPEPLDFVKDFQEYLSQQTQHVNMISGSVIGVKDSDDLQGELAQNGLEHPAVDMSLEDSSGMLVDGFERTYDGKLKCRYCNYATRGTARLIEHIRIHTGEKPHRCHLCPFASAYERHLEAHMRSHTGEKPYKCELCSFRCSDRSNLSHHRRRRHKLLPMKGARSALSHRKMLSVLQKRGNSLSYGRRLLINLSPPSMVLQKPSSEQQHLGDFTHDLPPHAHLHQEAYNGLGKDPQAIGGAIGSGSREDQDMALDNPLNQLSTLAGQLASIPSEAEGAPVSPGAESLPDEKTTFLVQQPVTAPAAVSVNTAQASSPITPEPRTAAHSGCSPGVGPCSERTSTPSGTNSQPGTPTPVQDPQMLHHCPHCHIYFPDNILYTIHMGCHGYENPFQCNICGHRCRNSYDFACHFARGQHK is encoded by the exons ATGGGCGAGGAGAAGCCAGAACCCCTGGATTTCGTGAAGGACTTTCAGGAGTACCTGAGCCAACAGACCCAACATGTCAACATGATATCAGGGTCTGTCATCGGTGTGAAAGACAGTGATGATCTGCAAGGAG AACTTGCTCAGAATGGCCTGGAGCACCCAGCAGTAGACATGTCCTTAGAGGACAGTTCAGGGATGTTGGTGGATGGCTTTGAGAGGACATATGATGGAAAACTCAAGTGCCGCTACTGCAACTATGCCACCAGGGGGACTGCACGACTTATTGAACACATACGCATACACACAG GTGAAAAACCACACAGATGCCACCTGTGTCCTTTCGCCTCGGCCTACGAGCGCCATCTAGAGGCTCACATGCGCTCTCACACAGGTGAGAAACCCTACAAGTGTGAGCTGTGCTCCTTCCGCTGTAGCGATCGCAGTAACCTTTCCCACCACCGTCGTCGTAGACATAAACTCCTCCCAATGAAAGGCGCCCGCTCTGCTCTTTCACATCGGAAGATGCTCAGCGTCCTGCAGAAGAGAGGAAACTCTTTAGGTTATGGCCGCCGACTGCTCATCAACCTCAGCCCGCCATCCATGGTCTTGCAAAAGCCCAGCTCTGAGCAGCACCACCTGGGGGACTTCACTCACGACCTCCCTCCTCACGCTCACCTTCATCAGGAAGCTTATAACGGTCTAGGAAAGGATCCACAAGCTATCGGTGGAGCAATTGGAAGTGGTTCTAGAGAAGACCAGGATATGGCATTGGACAACCCACTGAACCAGCTTTCAACATTAGCAGGACAGTTAGCCAGCATCCCATCTGAAGCTGAAGGTGCGCCTGTGTCTCCCGGAGCTGAATCGCTACCTGATGAAAAACCTACATTCCTCGTCCAGCAGCCTGTAACAGCGCCCGCTGCGGTTTCGGTCAACACAGCTCAAGCTTCTTCTCCCATCACCCCAGAGCCCAGACCAGCTGCACACAGCGGCTGCAGTCCAGGTGTGGGACCCTGCAGCGAGAGGACCAGCACTCCGAGCGGAACCAACAGCCAGCCAGGGACGCCCACTCCAGTACAGGACCCCCAGATGCTCCATCACTGCCCACATTGTCACATATATTTCCCAGATAACATCCTCTATACCATTCACATGGGCTGCCATGGCTATGAGAACCCTTTTCAGTGTAACATATGCGGGCACAGGTGCAGAAACAGTTATGACTTTGCCTGTCACTTCGCAAGAGGGCAGCACAAATAA